One part of the Malus sylvestris chromosome 2, drMalSylv7.2, whole genome shotgun sequence genome encodes these proteins:
- the LOC126603970 gene encoding flowering locus K homology domain-like isoform X2 yields MAQPGQMPVHPEVPIPGSEPAHRTSLKRLREDEFSVVLSGQEPQEPGLKRRAKAQDVLFRIVVPSRQIGKVIGKEGCRIQKIREETKANIKIADAIARHEERVIIISSKDSDDSSSDAEKALQQIAGLILKEDDSGTEAAKVGAGHVAANTIRLLIAGSQAGSLIGMSGQNIEKLRNYSGATITILAPNQLPLCASAHESDRVVQVSGDFPAVLKALQEIGDQLRENPPRQVISISPAYNYTTRRPPQVQPHMDPASAEYITFEMVISETLVGGLIGRNGSNISRIRNESGAMIKVYGGKGEQKHRQVQFCGSAQQVALAKQRVDEYIYSQLVQQPGAQQPV; encoded by the exons ATGGCGCAACCAGGCCAGATGCCCGTACACCCCGAAGTACCCATACCCGGATCCGAACCCGCCCATCGGACCTCCCTGAAGCGCCTCCGAGAGGACGAGTTTTCAGTGGTGTTATCCGGACAGGAGCCCCAGGAACCTGGCCTGAAGCGCCGGGCCAAGGCCCAGGACGTCCTCTTCAGAATCGTCGTCCCCTCTCGGCAGATCGGAAAAGTAATAGGGAAGGAGGGGTGCCGAATCCAGAAGATTCGCGAAGAGACCAAGGCCAATATCAAAATCGCCGACGCCATTGCT AGACACGAGGAACGTGTGATTATAATAAGCTCAAAGGATAGTGATGATTCAAGTAGTGATGCTGAGAAAGCGCTGCAGCAGATAGCTGGGTTGATTCTGAAG GAAGATGATAGTGGTACTGAGGCAGCAAAAGTTGGTGCAGGACATGTGGCTGCTAATACAATAAGACTTTTGATTGCTGGGTCGCAAGCAGGTTCTTTGATTGGGATGTCTGGCCAGAATATTGAGAAATTGAGAAATTATTCTGGTGCCACAATCACAATCCTTGCTCCAAATCAGTTGCCTTTGTGTGCGTCTGCACATGAATCCGATCGAGTTGTACAG GTATCAGGTGATTTCCCTGCTGTTCTGAAGGCTCTGCAGGAGATTGGTGATCAACTAAG agaaaaccCGCCCCGACAAGTGATTTCTATTAGCCCAGCCTATAACTACACAACAAGACGACCACCTCAAGTTCAACCACACATGGACCCAGCTTCAG CTGAATATATAACTTTCGAGATGGTGATATCGGAAACACTAGTTGGTGGGTTGATTGGTAGAAATGGTTCCAACATTTCAAGGATCAGAAATGAGTCTGGAGCAATGATCAAG GTTTATGGTGGAAAAGGTGAGCAAAAGCATAGGCAAGTTCAGTTTTGTGGTAGTGCTCAACAG
- the LOC126603970 gene encoding flowering locus K homology domain-like isoform X1 codes for MAQPGQMPVHPEVPIPGSEPAHRTSLKRLREDEFSVVLSGQEPQEPGLKRRAKAQDVLFRIVVPSRQIGKVIGKEGCRIQKIREETKANIKIADAIARHEERVIIISSKDSDDSSSDAEKALQQIAGLILKEDDSGTEAAKVGAGHVAANTIRLLIAGSQAGSLIGMSGQNIEKLRNYSGATITILAPNQLPLCASAHESDRVVQVSGDFPAVLKALQEIGDQLRENPPRQVISISPAYNYTTRRPPQVQPHMDPASAEYITFEMVISETLVGGLIGRNGSNISRIRNESGAMIKVYGGKGEQKHRQVQFCGSAQQVALAKQRVDEYIYSQLVQQPGAQQPVLQ; via the exons ATGGCGCAACCAGGCCAGATGCCCGTACACCCCGAAGTACCCATACCCGGATCCGAACCCGCCCATCGGACCTCCCTGAAGCGCCTCCGAGAGGACGAGTTTTCAGTGGTGTTATCCGGACAGGAGCCCCAGGAACCTGGCCTGAAGCGCCGGGCCAAGGCCCAGGACGTCCTCTTCAGAATCGTCGTCCCCTCTCGGCAGATCGGAAAAGTAATAGGGAAGGAGGGGTGCCGAATCCAGAAGATTCGCGAAGAGACCAAGGCCAATATCAAAATCGCCGACGCCATTGCT AGACACGAGGAACGTGTGATTATAATAAGCTCAAAGGATAGTGATGATTCAAGTAGTGATGCTGAGAAAGCGCTGCAGCAGATAGCTGGGTTGATTCTGAAG GAAGATGATAGTGGTACTGAGGCAGCAAAAGTTGGTGCAGGACATGTGGCTGCTAATACAATAAGACTTTTGATTGCTGGGTCGCAAGCAGGTTCTTTGATTGGGATGTCTGGCCAGAATATTGAGAAATTGAGAAATTATTCTGGTGCCACAATCACAATCCTTGCTCCAAATCAGTTGCCTTTGTGTGCGTCTGCACATGAATCCGATCGAGTTGTACAG GTATCAGGTGATTTCCCTGCTGTTCTGAAGGCTCTGCAGGAGATTGGTGATCAACTAAG agaaaaccCGCCCCGACAAGTGATTTCTATTAGCCCAGCCTATAACTACACAACAAGACGACCACCTCAAGTTCAACCACACATGGACCCAGCTTCAG CTGAATATATAACTTTCGAGATGGTGATATCGGAAACACTAGTTGGTGGGTTGATTGGTAGAAATGGTTCCAACATTTCAAGGATCAGAAATGAGTCTGGAGCAATGATCAAG GTTTATGGTGGAAAAGGTGAGCAAAAGCATAGGCAAGTTCAGTTTTGTGGTAGTGCTCAACAG
- the LOC126603962 gene encoding transcription termination factor MTEF18, mitochondrial-like translates to MSLPKCIYTLRLSHHFSTATKTASAVRLPKLSNVPTRYKSETIKQAQQALTDYLHATRSLSFPSAEHISKNCLFSLTNLIKKIEFSVPKFSNRFKRLLRYHPINEFEFFFESIGIDYNQVCDFLPPNKYFFSEDGTLLNVATELSRFGFPWNMLGKLYEEEISIFSESSEVLKARLSRLKECGFSNHSVVGMCLAFPYLLAVEGEPGGDAALFDDFKRVLVEFDMEYCVEGNVDAWYDVCKKVRVFCDLGCGKGKIGELMGRKKDVFLTCPAEVLCQKSRYFCRFGVRKEDVGLFLLQSPEVLNFDLETPNISALGLLEIFGLNVKEIEAVIEKYPHVMGKNKMANLPHVIRALDLHEWFFTKIKNEPQLLENYVISDFDEDIAKEFGEGLERIQSTTTPIHTMRKLDFMHSIGFGENTLTLKVLAHLHGRSGELQKRFDSLFSTGIDFSRLCLMISTTPKILNQNPESLEAKVNFLCEEMKSSLEYLNIFPAFLCFDLENRVKPRYRFYVWLKEKGLHSESYSIATMIATSEKQFVARAFGIHPAAPKHWFERFSYRRSFKNCAGTSIP, encoded by the coding sequence ATGTCCCTCCCCAAATGCATCTACACCCTCCGCCTTTCCCACCACTTCTCCACCGCCACGAAAACCGCCTCCGCCGTAAGGCTCCCCAAACTCTCCAATGTCCCCACCAGATACAAGTCGGAAACCATCAAGCAAGCCCAGCAGGCCCTCACCGACTACCTCCACGCAACCAGATCCTTGTCCTTCCCCTCCGCCGAGCACATCAGCAAGAACTGCCTGTTTTCCCTCACCAATCTCATAAAAAAGATCGAGTTTTCGGTCCCGAAATTCTCGAACCGCTTCAAGAGGCTACTCAGGTACCACCCCATCAATGAATTTGAGTTTTTCTTTGAAAGCATTGGCATAGATTACAATCAAGTTTGTGACTTTTTGCCTCCCAACAAGTACTTTTTCTCTGAGGATGGGACCCTTTTGAATGTTGCTACTGAACTTTCTAGATTTGGGTTTCCTTGGAATATGTTAGGGAAGTTGTACGAGGAGGAGATTTCCATTTTTAGTGAGAGTTCCGAGGTGTTGAAAGCTAGGCTTAGTAGGTTGAAGGAATGTGGGTTTAGTAATCATTCAGTTGTGGGAATGTGCTTGGCTTTCCCTTATTTGCTGGCGGTGGAGGGTGAGCCGGGCGGTGATGCGGCATTGTTTGATGATTTCAAAAGGGTTCTTGTGGAGTTTGATATGGAGTACTGTGTTGAAGGAAATGTGGATGCTTGGTATGATGTTTGTAAGAAAGTTCGGGTGTTTTGCGATTTGGGTTGCGGGAAAGGGAAGATAGGGGAACTGATGGGGAGGAAGAAAGATGTTTTTCTTACTTGTCCAGCAGAGGTTTTGTGCCAGAAATCTAGGTACTTTTGTAGATTTGGTGTTAGGAAGGAAGATGTAGGTTTGTTCCTTCTTCAGAGTCCTGaggttttaaattttgatctggAAACACCGAATATATCAGCATtgggattgttggaaatttttgGATTGAACGTGAAAGAAATAGAGGCTGTGATCGAAAAATACCCTCATGTGAtgggaaaaaataaaatggctAATTTACCACATGTAATAAGGGCTCTCGATCTTCATGAATGGTTCTTCACTAAGATTAAGAATGAACCTCAATTGTTAGAAAATTATGTAATCAGTGATTTTGATGAAGACATTGCGAAAGAATTTGGTGAAGGATTGGAGAGGATTCAATCTACGACAACTCCCATTCATACAATGAGAAAATTGGACTTCATGCATAGCATTGGGTTTGGAGAGAACACTTTGACCCTAAAGGTCTTAGCCCACTTGCATGGTAGAAGTGGTGAGTTGCAAAAGCGGTTTGATAGCCTTTTTTCTACGGGCATTGATTTCTCCAGGCTTTGTCTGATGATAAGCACGACACCAAAGATCCTGAATCAGAATCCAGAATCTTTGGAAGCCAAAGTTAACTTTCTTTGCGAGGAAATGAAATCCTCTTTGGAGTACCTCAATATTTTTCCTGCATTTTTGTGTTTTGACTTAGAAAACCGGGTCAAGCCCAGATATAGATTTTACGTGTGGCTTAAAGAGAAGGGTTTGCATTCTGAAAGCTACTCTATTGCCACCATGATTGCTACTAGTGAAAAGCAATTTGTAGCACGGGCTTTTGGAATTCATCCAGCTGCTCCAAAGCATTGGTTTGAGCGTTTCTCATACAGAAGATCTTTTAAAAATTGTGCAGGGACATCTATACCATAG